Proteins encoded within one genomic window of Scomber japonicus isolate fScoJap1 chromosome 16, fScoJap1.pri, whole genome shotgun sequence:
- the tbpl2 gene encoding TATA box-binding protein-like 2: MDESALERYFDDSIANDSDFMLGEELGLQSPAPPLQDSSALKGAPPSDDLDLSFLPDELSAQDQSSRAITGEAAEERTLNESQDSGIGLDYSSQNPTAVTADPTQGSSMPGPGTGTSPFYPMTPMTPMTPMTPVTERSGIIPQLQNIVSTVNLGCPLDLKFIALQARNAEYNPKRFAAVIMRIREPRTTALIFSSGKMVCTGAKSEEQSRLAARKYARVVQKLGFPARFLDFKIQNMVASCDVCFPIRLEGLVLTHQQFSSYEPELFPGLIYRMVKPRIVLLIFVSGKVVLTGAKERAEIYEAFENIYPILRGFRKQ, encoded by the exons ATGGACGAGTCGGCGTTGGAGCGGTACTTCGATGACTCCATTGCAAAT GACTCAGACTTCATGCTGGGGGAGGAGCTTGGCCTGCAGAGCCCCGCCCCCCCGCTGCAGGACTCCTCCGCCCTGAAGGGGGCGCCGCCCAGCGATGACCTGGACCTCAGTTTTCTACCCGATGAGCTCAGCGCGCAGGACCAGTCGAGCCGGGCAATCACCg GTGAAGCAGCGGAGGAGCGGACTCTGAACGAGTCTCAGGACAGCGGCATCGGTCTGGACTACAGCTCCCAGAATCCCACAGCAGTGACAGCTGACCCCACACAGGGGTCGTCCATGCCGGGGCCGGGGACGGGCACCTCCCCCTTCTATCCCATGACCCCCATGACCCCCATGACCCCGATGACCCCTGTGACGGAGAGGTCAGGAATCATCCCACAGCTGCA gAACATCGTCTCCACAGTGAACCTCGGCTGTCCTCTGGATCTGAAGTTTATCGCCCTTCAAGCAAGAAATGCTGAGTACAACCCAAAG CGTTTTGCAGCGGTCATCATGAGGATCCGCGAGCCAAGAACCACCGCGCTGATCTTCAGCTCGGGGAAGATGGTCTGTACCGGAGCCAAGAG tgaggAGCAGTCGCGGCTGGCAGCCAGGAAGTACGCCCGTGTGGTGCAGAAGCTCGGTTTCCCCGCTCGCTTCCTGGACTTTAAGATCCAGAACATGGTGGCGAGCTGTGACGTTTGCTTCCCCATCAGACTGGAGGGACTGGTCCTCACACACCAGCAGTTCAGCAG TTATGAGCCGGAGCTGTTTCCTGGACTCATCTACAGGATGGTGAAACCTCGCATCGTCCTGCTCATCTTTGTGTCGGGGAAAGTCGTTCTGACCG GAGCTAAAGAGCGAGCAGAGATCTACGAAGCGTTTGAGAACATTTATCCGATCCTGAGAGGCTTCAGGAAGCAGTGA
- the jmjd7 gene encoding bifunctional peptidase and (3S)-lysyl hydroxylase JMJD7, with amino-acid sequence METVRKRLAEFTLEAHDLYLNQSVPYLEGSPDPLHFYRDWIGPNKPCIIRNAFNHWPALTRWTPAYLREKVGSKVISVAVTPNGYADAVSGDRFMMPEERQMSFSSVLDIIEGKVEKRGVFYIQKQCSNLVDELPELTDDVEPHVSWMSTALGKFPDAVNFWLGEESAVTSMHKDHYENLYCVISGEKTFILLPPTDRPFIPYGVYQPAVYRQQDDGEFEVVDQSDSEKVPWIPLDPLDPDLERYPSYRRARPLRCSVKAGEMLYLPSLWFHHVQQSHGCTAVNFWYDMEYDIKYNYFQLLETLSEVTGAT; translated from the exons ATGGAAACTGTGAGGAAACGACTGGCTGAGTTTACACTGGAGGCTCACG ATCTGTACCTGAACCAATCAGTGCCTTACCTGGAGGGGTCACCTGACCCGCTGCACTTCTACCGCGACTGGATTGGTCCAAACAAACCCTGCATCATCCGCAACGCCTTCAACCATTGGCCGGCTCTGACCAGGTGGACGCCGGCGTACCTGAG GGAGAAggtggggtcaaaggtcatcagcGTGGCGGTGACGCCCAACGGTTACGCCGACGCTGTGAGCGGAGATCGATTCATGATGCCTGAAGAGCGACAGATGAGCTTCTCCTCAGTGCTCGACATCATCGAAGGaaag gtggagaAGCGTGGTGTATTCTACATACAGAAGCAGTGCTCTAACCTCGTAGATGAGCTTCCTGAGCTGACGGACGACGTGGAGCCGCACGTCTCCTGGATGAGCACAGCGCTCG gaAAGTTTCCAGACGCTGTGAACTTTTGGCTCGGAGAGGAGAGCGCTGTCACCTCCA tgcACAAGGATCACTATGAGAATCTTTACTGTGTGATTTCTGGAGAGAAAACCTTCATCCTGCTGCCTCCGACAGACCGACCCTTCATCCCCTatg GTGTGTATCAGCCGGCTGTTTACCGTCAGCAGGACGACGGTGAGTTCGAGGTCGTGGATCAGAGCGACTCTGAGAAG GTCCCGTGGATCCCTCTGGACCCTCTGGACCCAGACCTGGAGCGGTATCCGTCGTACCGGCGAGCTCGGCCGCTCCGCTGCAGCGTGAAGGCCGGAGAGATGCTCTACCTGCCGTCCCTCTGGTTCCACCACGTCCAGCAGTCCCACGGCTGCACCGCAG TGAACTTCTGGTACGACATGGAGTACGACATCAAGTATAACTACTTCCAGCTGCTGGAGACGCTGTCTGAGGTTACCGGGGCAACGTGA